In Paracoccus jeotgali, the following are encoded in one genomic region:
- a CDS encoding helix-turn-helix transcriptional regulator: MTKQTTAAADLCLMVKRDVCKVFAVSEATIDRWLRSDPDFPQPRRLGPNSIRWIKSEVMAYMLSLPRVAYDDHAFDPNAAEAADEDAGAGLCGSGNH; encoded by the coding sequence ATGACGAAGCAGACGACGGCTGCGGCCGATCTCTGCCTGATGGTGAAGCGCGATGTCTGCAAGGTCTTCGCGGTCAGCGAGGCGACGATCGACCGCTGGCTGCGGTCGGACCCGGACTTCCCGCAGCCGCGCAGGCTCGGGCCGAATTCCATCAGGTGGATCAAGAGCGAGGTGATGGCCTACATGTTGAGCCTGCCCCGCGTCGCCTATGACGACCATGCCTTCGATCCGAACGCGGCCGAGGCGGCGGATGAGGACGCAGGGGCTGGCCTCTGCGGCAGTGGGAACCACTAG
- a CDS encoding relaxase/mobilization nuclease domain-containing protein, which produces MTRPFLSFMSDLEAILRYLARLRSLDASPPQADLVAGTVPWLGLRPTMSFIRTLQKPADVKKNLILITVSLPDGRTLPRRQWRQALKTVFLSLGLPEHQVPWLAFRHHDSRCEHVHIMAIAMTFAGRRLPLTALKQRCDAADLWLCRDLGIVPPDYHLAGMGPRMGIFVPARRIAASDALEKDRFRKTAAEMTAQRAAATALNAPIAKAVREVLLTCQPENPESLAAALRQRDPATTVTREPVPGQPDDWIFAQAGHRIKGWQLSPELIDSPMQQRFIRAGQLRRLRKVLDLHRLLVALETGRTSLTTTCKEMIHGKSTPDLDRWRDGAQTADDAERQPGTRHGDPQHRDARPDPGAAAARPVDRPATGDPGDLVRDPRDIAAADVPVGSAGAPAGPVDGTGPAAGRVAEPAGLQRERDRASGEGPARGDQEHDGRAGRADKGRHPAAGWAEEIGRQAGPPGPEAGPAHPRPVRGPASLGQQLSQVRAVLRRTGLQARPLLRRRDRSIAVRFADGSAARVRTDEVIIEQAAAAQSGMARLFAKVWAKICNWLDNTDGSAWPFPAPQRPGMPLAATRAALRRQIAARLRKAELICLHDKTEHRQAMQNMLRAEFGLPEPLARKAPQQSRVLVLTPHCVADLASEPVWYLDRLMAMQAAHPDLGVITLAPDPGAPQFSNIAGLVEEIEAAGRHAEAEPEDPEEAPAPNW; this is translated from the coding sequence ATGACGCGCCCCTTTCTGTCCTTCATGTCGGACCTCGAGGCGATCCTGCGCTACCTGGCGCGGTTGCGGAGCCTCGACGCATCCCCACCTCAGGCCGATCTTGTTGCCGGCACGGTCCCCTGGCTCGGGCTGCGGCCCACCATGTCCTTCATCCGGACGCTGCAGAAGCCGGCCGACGTGAAGAAGAACCTGATCCTCATCACCGTCTCGCTGCCCGACGGCCGGACGCTGCCGCGCCGGCAGTGGCGGCAGGCGCTGAAGACGGTCTTCCTCAGCCTCGGCCTGCCAGAGCATCAGGTTCCGTGGCTGGCCTTCCGCCACCACGACAGCCGCTGCGAGCACGTCCACATCATGGCCATTGCCATGACCTTCGCCGGCCGACGCCTGCCTCTGACCGCACTCAAGCAGCGATGCGACGCCGCCGATCTCTGGCTCTGCCGCGATCTCGGGATCGTGCCGCCGGATTATCACCTTGCGGGAATGGGGCCACGGATGGGCATCTTCGTGCCCGCGCGCCGCATCGCCGCCTCGGATGCCCTGGAAAAGGACAGGTTCCGCAAGACCGCCGCAGAGATGACGGCGCAGCGCGCCGCCGCGACCGCCCTCAATGCCCCCATTGCGAAGGCAGTCCGCGAGGTGCTGCTGACCTGCCAGCCGGAGAACCCGGAGAGCCTGGCCGCCGCGCTTCGGCAGCGCGATCCGGCCACCACAGTTACCCGCGAGCCGGTGCCAGGCCAGCCGGATGACTGGATCTTCGCCCAAGCCGGTCACCGCATCAAGGGTTGGCAGTTGAGCCCGGAGCTCATCGACAGCCCGATGCAGCAGCGCTTCATCCGGGCCGGCCAGCTGCGCCGCCTGCGCAAGGTCCTGGACCTGCACCGTCTGCTGGTCGCGCTCGAGACTGGCCGCACCTCCCTCACCACAACCTGCAAGGAGATGATTCATGGCAAAAGCACCCCGGACCTCGACCGCTGGCGAGACGGAGCGCAGACCGCAGATGACGCCGAACGGCAGCCCGGCACCCGACACGGCGATCCCCAGCACCGCGACGCTCGCCCAGACCCGGGCGCTGCAGCTGCTCGACCGGTTGATCGACCAGCAACTGGAGACCCGGGAGATCTCGTCCGAGACCCTCGCGACATTGCGGCCGCTGACGTCCCTGTTGGATCTGCTGGCGCGCCCGCAGGACCAGTCGACGGAACTGGGCCGGCAGCTGGCCGAGTCGCTGAGCCAGCTGGCCTTCAGCGCGAGCGAGACCGCGCATCAGGTGAAGGACCTGCGCGCGGAGATCAGGAGCATGACGGCCGTGCTGGACGGGCTGACAAAGGCCGTCACCCAGCTGCAGGATGGGCAGAAGAAATTGGCCGCCAAGCTGGGCCGCCTGGACCAGAAGCTGGACCAGCTCACCCGCGACCTGTTCGAGGACCCGCCAGCCTCGGACAACAGCTGAGCCAAGTCCGTGCGGTGCTGCGCCGGACCGGCCTGCAGGCGCGGCCGCTCCTGCGCCGCCGCGACCGCAGCATCGCTGTCCGCTTCGCCGACGGCAGCGCCGCGCGGGTGAGGACGGATGAGGTCATTATCGAGCAGGCAGCAGCTGCCCAGAGTGGCATGGCCCGTCTGTTTGCGAAGGTGTGGGCCAAGATCTGCAACTGGCTCGACAACACCGATGGCAGCGCCTGGCCGTTCCCGGCGCCGCAGCGCCCCGGCATGCCGCTGGCGGCGACTAGGGCCGCCCTGCGCCGACAGATTGCCGCGCGCCTCCGGAAGGCGGAGCTGATCTGTCTTCACGATAAAACGGAACATCGCCAAGCGATGCAGAACATGCTGCGCGCGGAGTTCGGCCTGCCAGAGCCGCTTGCCCGCAAGGCGCCGCAACAGTCGCGTGTTCTCGTTCTCACGCCGCACTGCGTGGCCGATCTTGCCAGCGAGCCGGTGTGGTATCTGGACAGGCTGATGGCCATGCAGGCTGCGCATCCGGATCTGGGTGTGATCACGCTTGCGCCCGATCCCGGGGCGCCGCAGTTCAGCAACATCGCGGGTCTCGTGGAAGAGATCGAGGCGGCCGGACGGCATGCGGAGGCGGAGCCAGAAGATCCGGAGGAGGCACCGGCACCAAATTGGTAG
- the phaR gene encoding polyhydroxyalkanoate synthesis repressor PhaR: protein MVQPDAASPLLIKRYASRRLYNTETSDYVTLDDISSFIRDGREVRIVDLKSGDDLTRQYLLQIIAEHESRGENVLPVDVLTDLVRSYTTQAQSVVPQFLAASFEMLREGQSKIMEKMAVIPSPMSRMPGFEQLQRQQQAFLKAMMGGWTNVPGSEPAEEKPAKGSENDMAEIRRELAELQKRISRL, encoded by the coding sequence ATGGTTCAGCCAGATGCCGCGTCACCGCTTCTGATCAAACGCTATGCCAGCCGGCGGCTGTATAACACCGAAACCAGCGATTATGTCACGCTCGACGACATCTCGTCCTTCATCCGCGACGGGCGCGAGGTGCGGATCGTGGACCTGAAATCCGGTGACGATCTGACCCGTCAATATCTGCTGCAGATCATCGCCGAACATGAAAGCCGGGGCGAGAACGTGCTGCCCGTCGACGTGCTGACCGACCTCGTGCGCAGCTACACCACCCAGGCGCAAAGCGTGGTGCCGCAATTCCTCGCCGCCAGCTTCGAGATGCTGCGCGAGGGCCAGTCGAAGATCATGGAAAAGATGGCCGTCATCCCCAGCCCGATGTCGCGCATGCCGGGCTTCGAGCAGCTTCAGCGCCAGCAACAGGCCTTCCTGAAGGCGATGATGGGCGGCTGGACCAACGTCCCCGGAAGCGAACCGGCCGAGGAAAAACCCGCCAAAGGCTCGGAGAACGACATGGCTGAGATCCGCCGCGAACTGGCCGAATTGCAGAAGCGGATTTCCCGCTTGTGA
- a CDS encoding Phasin, with translation MAKTPDFTKTMQDMMANFPVDTSSMQDAFKSQSALNEKLSRVALSAAERSTEISAQWAKDTIARVGELTAKKDDAGAYAKAFTDFANQSAETAAEHMSAFAEVAKKLQMETVDLLMAAGKDMADDAQKATEKAGRQAQDAVMKSSTSSMNPKV, from the coding sequence ATGGCCAAGACCCCCGATTTTACCAAAACCATGCAAGACATGATGGCGAATTTCCCCGTCGACACCTCGTCGATGCAGGACGCCTTCAAAAGCCAGTCGGCGCTGAATGAAAAGCTGTCGCGCGTTGCGCTGTCGGCTGCCGAGCGTTCGACCGAGATTTCCGCCCAGTGGGCCAAGGACACCATCGCCCGCGTTGGTGAACTGACCGCGAAAAAAGACGACGCCGGCGCCTATGCCAAAGCGTTCACCGATTTCGCCAACCAGTCGGCCGAGACCGCTGCCGAGCACATGTCGGCCTTTGCCGAAGTCGCCAAGAAGCTGCAGATGGAAACCGTCGACCTGCTGATGGCCGCTGGCAAGGACATGGCTGACGACGCGCAGAAAGCCACCGAGAAAGCCGGCCGTCAGGCCCAGGACGCGGTGATGAAGTCGTCGACCTCGAGCATGAACCCGAAAGTCTGA
- the phaC gene encoding class I poly(R)-hydroxyalkanoic acid synthase — MTSSKASKPAAKPARQPAEAKSGQDDTRRSDNQTPTQAGQGAETTTRDRPDTGFSAAPQPPNQPPATAPQQSADTDDRPAAPAGSQLAENMERIEALTQRLAAALSQRPMRDPGVERPGTDLVVNAGLAMARMWSEQPARLLEQQVKYWGQTLSLYADLQGQFARGQLTVPEGDEVETDKRFRNPLWQSHPYFNAVKTQYQINARAMREAAENLEMPSETDRHRLNWLTNQIIDMFAPTNFLPTNPDAIQRALETEGESLVRGLENLVSDIEAHGGEMIVSLADRDAFSVGENIGTAPGKVVRREKMYELIQFSPSTEQVHALPLVLFPPWINKYYVLDLKPENSLIRWIVDQGYTLFVVSWKNPDPSFADIGLEDYVHAYLAVMDAIEEITAQPRLNAVGYCIGGTTLSLALALMAERGDDRVASATFFTTLTDFAEQGEFTPFLQDDFVDGIAAEVARAGILASHLMTRTMSFLRANDLVWGPAIRSYLMGESPPAFDLLYWNGDGTNLPGRMALDYLRGLCQQNLLVGDGYPMDGHALHLRDITLPVCAIGCETDHIAPWKHSWKGVAQMGTKDKRFILSESGHIAGIVNPPSKKKYGHYTGGADFDHGPEAWRESASLTPGSWWPTWQEWLSKHSGQMVPAREPEDGLGPAPGTYVHERA; from the coding sequence ATGACATCAAGCAAGGCGTCGAAGCCCGCCGCGAAACCCGCGCGCCAGCCCGCCGAGGCGAAATCCGGCCAGGATGACACCCGCCGCAGCGACAATCAGACGCCGACCCAAGCCGGGCAGGGCGCCGAAACCACGACCAGGGATCGGCCCGACACCGGTTTTTCCGCCGCGCCACAACCCCCGAACCAGCCCCCCGCCACGGCCCCACAGCAGAGCGCAGACACCGACGACCGCCCCGCCGCCCCCGCAGGCTCGCAGCTGGCCGAGAACATGGAGCGGATCGAGGCGCTGACCCAGCGTCTGGCCGCCGCGCTGTCGCAGCGCCCGATGCGCGATCCGGGCGTCGAGCGGCCGGGCACCGATCTGGTGGTCAATGCCGGCCTTGCCATGGCGCGGATGTGGTCCGAACAGCCGGCCCGCCTGCTTGAGCAGCAGGTGAAATACTGGGGCCAGACCCTGTCGCTTTATGCCGATCTGCAGGGCCAGTTCGCCCGCGGTCAGCTGACCGTCCCCGAGGGCGACGAGGTCGAGACCGACAAGCGCTTTCGTAACCCGCTATGGCAGTCGCACCCCTATTTCAACGCGGTCAAGACGCAGTACCAGATCAACGCCCGCGCCATGCGCGAGGCCGCCGAGAACCTGGAAATGCCGAGCGAGACCGACCGCCACCGGCTGAACTGGCTGACCAACCAGATCATCGACATGTTCGCGCCGACGAACTTTCTGCCGACCAACCCGGACGCGATCCAGCGGGCGCTGGAAACCGAGGGCGAAAGCCTGGTGCGCGGGCTGGAGAACCTGGTCAGCGACATCGAGGCGCATGGCGGCGAGATGATCGTCTCGCTGGCCGACCGCGACGCCTTTTCGGTGGGCGAGAACATCGGCACCGCCCCCGGCAAGGTCGTCCGGCGCGAGAAGATGTATGAGCTGATCCAGTTCAGCCCCTCGACCGAACAGGTCCACGCGCTGCCGCTGGTGCTCTTTCCGCCCTGGATCAACAAATACTACGTTCTGGACCTCAAGCCGGAAAACAGCCTGATCCGCTGGATCGTGGATCAGGGCTATACCCTGTTCGTCGTGTCCTGGAAGAACCCCGATCCCAGCTTTGCCGATATCGGGCTGGAGGATTACGTTCACGCCTATCTGGCGGTCATGGACGCCATCGAGGAGATCACCGCCCAACCGCGCCTGAACGCCGTCGGCTATTGCATCGGCGGCACCACCCTGTCGCTGGCGCTGGCGCTGATGGCAGAGCGGGGCGACGACCGCGTGGCTTCGGCCACCTTCTTCACCACGCTGACCGATTTTGCCGAACAGGGAGAGTTCACGCCCTTCCTGCAGGATGATTTCGTCGACGGCATCGCCGCCGAGGTGGCGCGGGCAGGGATCCTCGCCTCGCATCTGATGACCCGCACGATGAGCTTTCTGCGCGCCAACGATCTGGTCTGGGGCCCGGCGATCCGGTCCTATCTGATGGGGGAATCGCCGCCGGCCTTCGATCTGCTCTACTGGAACGGCGACGGGACGAACCTGCCGGGGCGCATGGCGCTGGATTACCTGCGCGGGCTGTGTCAGCAGAACCTGCTGGTCGGGGACGGCTATCCGATGGATGGCCACGCCCTGCACCTGCGCGACATCACCTTGCCCGTCTGCGCCATCGGCTGCGAGACCGACCACATCGCGCCGTGGAAGCATAGCTGGAAGGGCGTGGCCCAGATGGGAACAAAGGACAAGCGCTTCATCCTGTCCGAGTCGGGCCATATCGCCGGCATCGTGAACCCGCCCTCCAAGAAGAAATACGGCCACTATACCGGCGGCGCCGATTTCGACCACGGCCCCGAGGCTTGGCGCGAATCGGCCAGCTTGACCCCCGGAAGCTGGTGGCCCACATGGCAGGAATGGCTGTCGAAGCATTCGGGCCAGATGGTCCCCGCCCGAGAGCCCGAGGACGGTCTTGGCCCCGCGCCGGGCACCTATGTCCATGAAAGGGCTTGA
- the phaZ gene encoding polyhydroxyalkanoate depolymerase — MPKQPPQGLISYDVMETVRNTNEWLGASARAMASYPAFAMIPHPFFRVMSAWGRVTERSFARMVIKPDWNIPPILGPDGQDHIVYVDRVLKRDFGDLLHFRVARREPIDRKILLIAPMSGHYATLLRSTVNSLLPDAEVYVTDWHNARNIPVSKGKFDIEDYTLYVMDFMRHLGPDLNVIAVCQPAPLALAATALLAEEEPEAQPRTLTLIGGPINPDAAPTEVTDFGRRHTMGELEYLAIQQVGFKYAGAGRMVYPGLAQLTSFISMNADTHTRAFVDKIFAEARGEGSERDRHYKFYDEYLAVMDMTAEFYLSTVQRIFKGLEIAENRFEVAGRMADMTKIRDVAVFTVEGANDDISAPGQCVAALDICSNLDASKKKQHLEEGAGHYGIFAGKSWRLNIRPIVLDFIDDHSGKGLPDRRRRAVGDRVPVQPGKINSSRMAV, encoded by the coding sequence ATGCCCAAACAACCCCCCCAGGGTCTGATCTCTTATGATGTGATGGAGACGGTCCGAAATACCAATGAATGGCTCGGCGCTTCGGCCCGCGCCATGGCATCCTATCCCGCCTTCGCGATGATCCCGCACCCGTTCTTTCGGGTGATGAGCGCGTGGGGCCGGGTGACCGAGCGCAGTTTCGCGCGCATGGTCATCAAGCCCGACTGGAACATCCCGCCGATTCTCGGCCCGGACGGGCAGGACCACATCGTCTATGTCGACCGGGTGCTGAAACGCGACTTCGGCGACCTTCTGCATTTCCGCGTCGCCCGGCGCGAACCCATCGACCGCAAGATCCTGCTGATCGCGCCGATGTCGGGTCACTATGCGACTCTGCTGCGCTCGACCGTGAACTCGCTGCTGCCCGATGCCGAGGTCTATGTCACCGACTGGCACAATGCGCGCAACATCCCGGTATCCAAGGGCAAGTTCGATATCGAGGATTACACCCTCTATGTCATGGACTTCATGCGCCATCTGGGCCCCGATCTGAACGTGATCGCGGTCTGCCAGCCGGCGCCGCTGGCGCTGGCCGCGACCGCCCTGCTGGCCGAGGAAGAGCCAGAGGCGCAGCCGCGCACGCTGACCCTGATCGGCGGGCCGATCAACCCCGACGCCGCACCGACCGAGGTGACCGATTTCGGCCGCCGTCATACCATGGGCGAGCTGGAATATCTGGCCATCCAGCAGGTCGGGTTCAAATATGCGGGCGCCGGCCGGATGGTCTATCCGGGGCTGGCGCAGCTGACCTCGTTCATCTCGATGAACGCCGACACCCATACCCGCGCCTTTGTCGACAAGATCTTCGCCGAGGCGCGTGGCGAGGGGTCGGAACGTGACCGGCACTACAAGTTCTATGACGAATATCTGGCGGTCATGGACATGACGGCGGAGTTCTACCTCTCGACGGTGCAGCGCATCTTCAAGGGTCTGGAAATCGCCGAGAACCGCTTCGAAGTGGCCGGGCGCATGGCAGACATGACCAAGATCCGCGATGTCGCCGTCTTTACGGTCGAAGGCGCGAATGACGACATCTCGGCCCCCGGCCAATGCGTCGCGGCGCTGGATATCTGCTCCAACCTGGATGCGTCGAAGAAAAAGCAGCATCTCGAGGAAGGCGCGGGCCATTACGGCATCTTTGCCGGCAAAAGCTGGCGGCTGAACATCCGCCCGATCGTGCTCGACTTCATCGACGATCACTCGGGCAAGGGCCTGCCCGACCGCCGCCGCCGCGCCGTGGGCGACCGGGTGCCGGTGCAGCCGGGCAAGATCAACAGCAGCCGCATGGCCGTCTGA
- the purU gene encoding formyltetrahydrofolate deformylase: MSDLVLTVTCPTRRGIVAAISSFLAQHGCNITDSAQFDDLEAGRFFMRISFSDLDGHGIAALQSALRPIAEDLQMQAAIHDASHRMRVLLMVSSFGHCLNDILYRWRIGALPIDIVGVVSNHLTYQKLVVNHDIPFHHIRITRETRAEAEARLSDLMAETQTELVVLARYMQILSDRLCETMSGRIINIHHSFLPSFKGANPYKQAYERGVKLIGATAHYVTKDLDEGPIIEQETVRVTHAQSPADYVSLGRDVEAQVLARAIHAHIHHRVFVNGTRTVVFPASPGSYASERMG, encoded by the coding sequence ATGTCCGATCTGGTCCTGACCGTCACCTGCCCGACACGGCGCGGCATCGTCGCCGCGATCTCGAGCTTTCTGGCGCAGCATGGCTGCAACATCACCGACTCGGCGCAGTTCGACGATCTGGAAGCGGGCCGGTTCTTCATGCGGATCAGCTTTTCCGACCTCGACGGCCACGGCATCGCCGCGCTGCAATCGGCGCTGCGCCCGATTGCCGAGGATCTGCAGATGCAGGCCGCGATCCATGATGCCAGCCACCGGATGCGCGTGCTGCTGATGGTGTCGAGCTTTGGGCATTGCCTGAACGACATCCTCTATCGCTGGCGGATCGGGGCGCTGCCCATCGACATCGTCGGCGTGGTCTCGAACCATCTGACCTATCAGAAGCTGGTGGTGAACCATGACATCCCCTTTCACCACATCCGCATCACGCGCGAGACCCGCGCTGAGGCCGAGGCCCGGCTGAGCGATCTGATGGCCGAGACGCAGACCGAACTGGTGGTGCTGGCGCGCTATATGCAGATTCTGTCGGACCGGCTGTGCGAGACGATGTCGGGCCGGATCATCAACATCCACCACTCGTTCCTGCCCAGCTTCAAAGGGGCGAATCCCTACAAGCAGGCTTATGAGCGCGGGGTGAAGCTGATCGGGGCGACCGCGCATTACGTCACCAAGGATCTGGATGAGGGTCCGATCATCGAGCAAGAGACGGTGCGCGTCACCCACGCCCAGTCGCCCGCCGACTACGTCAGCCTTGGCCGCGATGTCGAGGCGCAGGTGCTGGCCCGTGCGATCCACGCCCATATCCACCACCGGGTGTTCGTGAACGGGACGCGGACGGTGGTGTTTCCGGCCTCGCCCGGCAGCTATGCCTCGGAACGGATGGGCTGA
- a CDS encoding 2Fe-2S iron-sulfur cluster-binding protein, with amino-acid sequence MARITYIEHDGTPHEVEVKPGMTVMEGARDNGVPGIEADCGGACACSTCHVYVAPEWVDRLPPRDPMEEDMLDFAYEPDPVRSRLTCQIRVTPELDGLVVNMPEKQI; translated from the coding sequence ATGGCCAGAATTACCTATATCGAACATGACGGCACCCCGCATGAGGTCGAGGTCAAGCCGGGCATGACGGTGATGGAAGGCGCGCGCGACAATGGCGTGCCGGGGATCGAGGCGGATTGCGGCGGCGCCTGCGCCTGTTCGACCTGCCACGTCTATGTGGCGCCGGAATGGGTGGACCGCCTGCCGCCGCGCGACCCGATGGAAGAGGATATGCTGGATTTCGCCTATGAGCCCGATCCGGTCCGTTCGCGCCTGACCTGCCAGATCCGGGTCACGCCAGAGCTGGACGGGCTGGTGGTGAACATGCCCGAAAAGCAGATCTAG
- a CDS encoding DegQ family serine endoprotease → MRNRLSRILATASVAALCLGGVPSLAQDSAATPQAAANSADPPLTAPDSPARRQQVMPDSFADLVEQVSPAVVNINTTSVIEQPTSPMFPEGSPFSDLFRDFGFPMPNQGPGGDPRFNNRRQPQRASALGSGFVISEDGYIVTNNHVIDGADEIEIEFRDGARRKAEVVGTDKQTDIALLKVNATDLPYVSFGDSDAARVGDWVLALGNPLGQGFSASTGIVSARGRALTGTYDDFIQTDASINRGNSGGPLFNMDGQVVGVNTAILSPNGGSIGIGFSMASNVVTTVVDQLREFGETRRGWLGVKIQRVTPEIAESLGLDTESGAMVTDVPDGPAADAGVQAGDVITKFDGKDIADDRDLVARVAQAPIGEKVSVTVLRNGKTEQLDVTLGRREIAEGTASDSESDAAPGAEETLGMSVQVLTPEIAAELGMGEGQQGLVIREVDPASDAAGKGLSPGDVITEAGQQPVTSVEDLSARIAEAREAGRKSLLLLIRRGGEPRFVALSIEP, encoded by the coding sequence ATGCGAAACCGTCTCTCTCGAATTCTGGCCACGGCCTCGGTCGCGGCACTCTGCCTGGGCGGCGTGCCGAGCCTGGCGCAGGACAGCGCGGCCACGCCGCAGGCTGCCGCGAATTCGGCCGATCCGCCCCTGACCGCGCCGGATTCGCCGGCCCGCCGTCAGCAGGTGATGCCCGACAGCTTTGCCGATCTGGTCGAGCAGGTCTCGCCGGCGGTGGTGAACATCAACACCACCTCGGTGATCGAACAGCCGACCAGCCCGATGTTCCCCGAGGGCAGCCCGTTTTCCGACCTGTTCCGGGATTTCGGCTTTCCGATGCCCAATCAGGGACCGGGCGGCGATCCGCGCTTCAACAACCGCCGCCAGCCGCAGCGGGCCAGCGCGCTCGGCTCTGGCTTCGTGATTTCCGAGGATGGCTATATCGTCACCAATAATCACGTCATCGACGGCGCCGACGAGATCGAGATCGAGTTCCGCGACGGCGCCCGCCGCAAGGCCGAGGTGGTCGGCACCGACAAGCAGACGGACATCGCGCTGCTCAAGGTGAACGCCACCGATCTGCCCTATGTCAGCTTTGGCGACAGCGACGCGGCCCGCGTGGGCGACTGGGTGCTGGCGCTTGGCAACCCGCTGGGGCAGGGCTTTTCGGCCTCGACCGGGATCGTCTCGGCCCGCGGTCGGGCACTGACCGGCACCTATGACGACTTCATCCAGACCGATGCCTCGATCAACCGCGGCAACTCGGGCGGGCCGCTGTTCAACATGGACGGGCAGGTGGTCGGCGTGAACACCGCGATCCTGTCGCCCAATGGCGGGTCCATCGGGATCGGCTTTTCGATGGCCTCGAACGTCGTGACCACGGTCGTCGATCAGCTGCGCGAGTTCGGGGAAACCCGGCGCGGCTGGCTGGGCGTCAAAATCCAGCGCGTCACGCCGGAAATCGCGGAATCGTTGGGGCTCGACACCGAAAGCGGCGCGATGGTCACCGATGTGCCGGACGGGCCGGCGGCGGATGCGGGCGTGCAGGCCGGCGATGTGATCACGAAATTCGACGGCAAGGACATCGCGGACGACCGCGATCTGGTCGCCCGCGTGGCGCAGGCGCCGATCGGGGAAAAGGTCTCGGTCACGGTGCTGCGCAACGGCAAGACCGAGCAGCTTGACGTGACGCTTGGCCGCCGCGAGATCGCCGAAGGCACCGCCAGCGACAGCGAAAGCGACGCCGCCCCGGGGGCCGAGGAAACGCTGGGCATGTCGGTCCAGGTGCTGACGCCCGAAATCGCGGCCGAGCTTGGCATGGGCGAGGGCCAGCAGGGTCTGGTCATCCGCGAGGTCGATCCGGCCTCGGACGCGGCCGGCAAGGGGCTGTCGCCGGGCGACGTCATCACCGAAGCCGGGCAGCAGCCTGTCACCTCGGTCGAGGATCTGTCGGCGCGGATCGCCGAGGCACGCGAGGCGGGGCGCAAATCGCTGCTGCTTCTGATCCGCCGCGGCGGCGAGCCGCGCTTTGTCGCGCTGTCGATCGAGCCCTGA